A genome region from Nicotiana tabacum cultivar K326 chromosome 13, ASM71507v2, whole genome shotgun sequence includes the following:
- the LOC142168302 gene encoding uncharacterized protein LOC142168302, giving the protein MDSTSNYEDSSVSGDDSTVPPSSPLFLLSSDSPGTMLVSTIFDGTGYKSWSMSMLLGLSCKNKLGMIKGTILGPSPAFPLFEPETKCNDMVVAWILKSLDREIGETIMHTKSAEKLWNEIEKRFDQASRIKIYQIRKEILSISQGTSSISTYVNRIKKLWD; this is encoded by the coding sequence ATGGATTCGACATCGAATTATGAAGATAGTTCTGTTAGTGGTGACGATTCTACTGTACCTCCTTCTTCACCTTTGTTCCTTCTGTCGTCCGACTCACCGGGTACAATGTTGGTTTCTACGATCTTTGATGGTACTGGTTATAAAAGTTGGAGCATGAGTATGTTGTTAGGTTTGTCTTGTAAAAATAAATTGGGGATGATTAAAGGCACGATTTTGGGGCCTAGTCCTGCTTTTCCTTTATTTGAGCCCGAGACTAAATGTAACGACATGGTAGTTGCTTGGATTCTTAAAAGTTTGGATCGAGAGATTGGAGAGACTATTATGCACACTAAATCAGCAGAGAAATTATGGAATGAGATTGAGAAGAGGTTTGATCAGGCGAGTAGAATTAAGATCTATCAAATTAGAAAGGAGATTTTATCCATTTCTCAAGGAACATCTAGCATTTCTACATATGTTAACAGAATTAAGAAGCTATGGGACTAG